The Kluyveromyces lactis strain NRRL Y-1140 chromosome D complete sequence genome has a window encoding:
- the HMO1 gene encoding Hmo1p (similar to uniprot|Q03973 Saccharomyces cerevisiae YDR174W HMO1 Chromatin associated high mobility group (HMG) family member involved in genome maintenance rDNA- binding component of the Pol I transcription system associates with a 5'-3' DNA helicase and Fpr1p a prolyl isomerase), giving the protein MSEPSIKLRTAKDSLVSSLFELSKAANQTASCLVDFYHSIGDDEEERIEAFTILTEALQKLTSSTNQLNSISTELTNPIEDEKEIPTTDAAAKVVKKKIPRDPYAPKKPLTVFFAYSAYVRQALRDERQRAGLPPLSSTEITQEISKKWKDLGDSEKDKWKQAYNAELENYQREKQKYLEAKKNGTLTLNEGPNSAPVPLPDYLQSAEDFGLPHIEKRPYDEDASSEKKKKKKKKDKGKDKSKD; this is encoded by the exons ATGTCCGAACCTAGTATCAAACTAAGAACGGCGAAGGACTCT TTAGTTTCCTCTCTATTCGAGCTATCAAAAGCTGCTAACCAAACTGCATCATGTTTAGTTGACTTCTACCATTCGATCGgcgatgatgaagaagaaagaatcgAGGCCTTTACTATTTTGACAGAGGCGTTACAGAAGTTAACTTCTTCTAcgaatcaattgaattcCATTAGTACTGAGCTAACAAACCCtattgaagatgagaagGAAATTCCCACCACTGACGCAGCTGCAAAGGTtgtcaagaagaagattccaCGTGATCCTTATGCTCCAAAGAAACCGCTTACCGTCTTCTTTGCATATTCTGCGTATGTTCGTCAAGCTTTGCGTGATGAAAGACAAAGAGCTGGTCTCCCACCATTGTCTTCGACTGAAATCACTCaagaaatttcaaagaagtgGAAAGACTTAGGAGACTCTGAGAAAGACAAATGGAAACAAGCGTACAACGCAGAACTAGAAAATTATCAAAgggaaaaacaaaaatacTTGGAAGCTAAGAAAAATGGTACCTTAACATTAAATGAAGGTCCAAATTCTGCCCCTGTTCCACTTCCTGATTACTTGCAATCTGCCGAAGATTTCGGCTTGCCccatattgaaaaaagaccatatgatgaagatgcttccagtgaaaagaaaaagaagaaaaagaagaaggataaGGGAAAAGACAAATCTAAGGACTAA
- the RSM24 gene encoding mitochondrial 37S ribosomal protein mS35 (similar to uniprot|Q03976 Saccharomyces cerevisiae YDR175C RSM24 Mitochondrial ribosomal protein of the small subunit), translating to MITGASVQRTAFFCSRRLNSTVTKEVATISSTLYKDPSKWIGLDSKDIITLHNERKARLGPLYKPCEEELKALLPTAEASGIPAKLFKEYYHKTPEEVEAEMGIARGLDEHVNLDQYQFDDLPSQSQILVHQHREQRFYNRLAAFELPLLAQYRQEYKRPSTKTHPVAYRYTTYLGEEHPNSRKVVLSVKTSDLGLEQRELHKLRLLAKTRYDSTTDTLRMSSDRYEEPAQNAKYLNSILLELLKEAKDLKDDFADVPLDKRHIIARQLRKKKRGYEFPEEWKRPQDAPRKTVDLVELLHKQL from the coding sequence ATGATTACTGGTGCTAGCGTGCAACGTACTGCATTCTTTTGTAGTAGACGTTTAAACTCCACCGTTACGAAAGAAGTTGCGACCATTTCCTCAACACTTTACAAGGATCCATCGAAATGGATCGGTTTGGATAGTAAAGATATCATAACGTTGCACAATGAAAGAAAGGCAAGACTAGGGCCCCTATATAAGCCTTGCGAAGAAGAGTTGAAAGCATTGTTACCCACTGCCGAAGCGTCTGGAATTCCAGcaaaacttttcaaagagtACTATCATAAGACACCTGAAGAAGTTGAGGCAGAAATGGGCATTGCAAGAGGTCTAGACGAGCATGTCAACTTGGATCAATATCAGTTTGATGATTTGCCATCACAATCACAAATTTTAGTTCATCAACATCGTGAACAACGTTTCTACAATCGTTTGGCAGCATTTGAACTTCCTTTACTTGCGCAGTATCGTCAAGAATATAAACGCCCTTCAACAAAGACTCATCCAGTAGCTTATCGTTATACAACATATCTTGGTGAAGAACATCCAAATTCTCGTAAGGTTGTCTTATCTGTGAAGACATCGGATCTCGGCTTGGAACAGAGGGAACTGCATAAGCTGCGTCTATTGGCAAAAACACGTTATGATTCTACTACAGATACTTTGAGAATGTCTTCTGATCGCTATGAAGAACCAGCTCAAAATGCAAAGTACTTAAACAGCATTCTTCTAGAATTACTCAAGGAGGctaaagatttgaaagacGACTTTGCTGATGTTCCTCTCGATAAAAGACATATCATCGCAAGACAATTGCGTAAGAAAAAGCGTGGGTACGAGTTCCCAGAAGAGTGGAAACGTCCACAAGATGCTCCAAGGAAAACAGTGGATCTTGTTGAGCTATTACACAAACAGCTTTGA
- the NGG1 gene encoding histone acetyltransferase NGG1 (similar to uniprot|P32494 Saccharomyces cerevisiae YDR176W NGG1 Transcriptional regulator involved in glucose repression of Gal4p-regulated genes component of transcriptional adaptor and histone acetyltransferase complexes the ADA complex the SAGA complex and the SLIK complex) → MSRNTRRGKGIREQKRDDAGLHEPSNILNSMLKSLDLTFENDIGLLNGKYVRSVPEKPVLQTTKDQLENLGKCLEKIAASDQENLDLIKEMREDIIRLEDEKQKEKEEAEAATNLAAQNAENDSINKKLDESSEVVSDKRSITEENEETDKRPQDTIEEAEVLSSDGHISKKAKLDIDKMENDPNIRNPKSEFVVSQTLPAAAMRLGLFQEEGLEATGEEYLKKKYGVVSYPTNDLKELLPGELPDMDFSKPKPTNQIQFNTFLSSIEAFYREFNDDDIKFLQNKFIMPQNLQFVKSYDPEVTPYTIPKLGPLYTDVWLKEDNNQNIANLTPPPISDPISILPKKSGNDISDGVLDNEEVSCGPLVSRLLSAILKDDDIIAPKEELPTNPTLDSSVSTPVSELEHVTPSSSSSYGIFKQHGAIANNSNIDYVSFEERLKRELKYVGIYMNLPREEGKTREDPDWLTGREDDEISAELRELQSTLRQVTTKNTKRKAMLLPLLERMLAWQEYCTILDNLDKQVDQAYIKRIRAPKNKKKRQYTPGPDSLATGSTSQAAIQAAHQQAANSSLKSLLDKRQRWISKIGPLFDKPEVMKRIPRDSVFKDIDQDEEEEEADVFSNNANGKEEELNETLQNKEE, encoded by the coding sequence ATGTCAAGGAATACGCGAAGAGGCAAAGGAATAAGAGAGCAGAAAAGAGATGACGCTGGGCTACATGAACCGTCGAATATTCTAAATTCGATGCTGAAGTCTTTAGACTTGACTTTTGAGAATGACATAGGTTTACTGAACGGTAAATACGTGAGGTCGGTTCCTGAGAAACCGGTTTTGCAAACAACTAAAGATCAACTAGAAAATCTAGGAAAATGTTTGGAGAAAATTGCAGCTAGTGATCAAGAGAATTTAGACCTAATCAAGGAAATGCGGGAAGATATAATAAGGCTCGAAGatgagaaacaaaaagagaagGAGGAAGCAGAAGCTGCAACAAACCTTGCAGCCCAGAACGcagaaaatgattcaattaaTAAAAAACTTGATGAATCTAGCGAAGTCGTATCGGATAAAAGATCAATTACAGAAGAGAACGAGGAGACAGACAAAAGGCCACAAGATACTATTGAAGAAGCGGAAGTTTTATCATCAGATGGTCACATATCAAAGAAAGCAAAGCtagatattgataaaatggaaaatgatCCTAACATTAGAAACCCCAAGTCTGAATTTGTAGTATCTCAAACGTTACCTGCTGCTGCAATGAGATTAGGTTTGTTTCAAGAGGAGGGTCTTGAAGCTACTGGTGaggaatatttgaaaaagaaatacgGGGTAGTAAGCTATCCTACAAATGACTTAAAGGAACTTCTACCCGGTGAGCTGCCTGATATGGATTTCTCGAAACCTAAACCCACAAACCAAATTCAGTTTAATACTTTTCTCTCATCCATCGAGGCCTTTTACAGAGAATTCAATGATGACGATATcaaattccttcaaaacAAATTCATCATGCCACAAAATTTGCAGTTTGTGAAATCTTATGACCCCGAAGTGACTCCATACACAATTCCTAAATTAGGACCACTATACACAGACGTGTGGTTGAAAGAAGACAATAATCAAAACATTGCGAATCTGACTCCTCCACCTATCAGTGATCCTATTAGTATCTTGCCTAAGAAATCAGGGAATGACATTTCGGATGGTGTACTTGACAATGAAGAAGTGTCTTGTGGCCCGCTAGTCTCAAGGCTTTTGAGTGCTATACTGaaggatgatgatattataGCTCCTAAGGAAGAATTACCGACAAACCCCACACTCGATTCATCAGTATCAACACCAGTAAGTGAGCTTGAACATGTTACCCCATCATCCTCCTCGTCATACGGGATATTCAAACAACATGGAGCGATTGCAAACAATTCCAATATTGATtatgtttcttttgagGAACGCTTGAAAAGGGAATTAAAGTATGTTggtatatatatgaatCTACCGagagaagaaggaaaaacaCGTGAAGACCCGGATTGGTTGACCGGAAGGGAAGATGATGAGATTAGTGCTGAACTAAGAGAGCTGCAGAGTACACTACGTCAAGTGACTACTAAGAATACCAAAAGAAAGGCAATGCTTCTACCGTTATTGGAGAGGATGCTCGCATGGCAAGAGTACTGTACCATATTGGACAATCTTGATAAGCAAGTTGACCAAGCATATATCAAACGTATTCGTGCGCCgaaaaataagaaaaagaggCAATATACACCTGGGCCGGATTCATTAGCAACCGGATCAACATCTCAGGCAGCTATTCAGGCAGCTCACCAACAAGCCGCTAACTCGAGTCTAAAATCTTTGTTGGATAAGAGACAAAGATGGATAAGCAAGATTGGTCCTTTGTTTGACAAACCGGAAGTCATGAAGCGTATTCCAAGAGATAGCGTATTCAAGGATATAGACcaagatgaggaagaagaagaagcagatgTGTTCAGCAATAATGCCAACGggaaggaagaagaattaaatGAAACTCTAcaaaataaagaagaataa
- the MAS1 gene encoding mitochondrial processing peptidase (highly similar to uniprot|P10507 Saccharomyces cerevisiae YLR163C MAS1 Smaller subunit of the mitochondrial processing protease essential processing enzyme that cleaves the N-terminal targeting sequences from mitochondrially imported proteins), with protein sequence MFRALASARRSVASVGLGRLRYSTEINGCLSKTATSVLPNGLTVASESLPNTNTATVGIFVDTGSRAENEKNNGTAHFLEHLAFKGTQNRSQTGIELEIENIGSHLNAYTSRENTVYYAKSLKQDIPKAVDILADILTRSVLDPKAIERERDVIIRESEEVDKMYDEVVFDHLHTITYKNQPLGRTILGPIKNIKSIQRSDLQEFIEKHYTGDRMVLVGTGAVDHDKLVEYAGKYFGHVRKSEAPIPLGSPRGPLPVFHGNELKIQEDTLPTTHIALAIEGVSWSAPDYFTALCTQAIIGNWDRALGTGTNSPSPLAVAASENGTLTNSYMSFSTSYADSGLWGMYIVADSQQHDIKLIIDEILKEWKRIRSGRISDDEVNRAKARLKASLLLSLDGSTAIAEDIGRQVVTTGKRLSPEEVFEQVNKITKQDIIMWANYRLLNKPVSMVALGNVKTVPSLSYIQTNMNN encoded by the coding sequence ATGTTCAGAGCCCTGGCAAGCGCACGGCGTTCTGTTGCCTCTGTGGGCCTTGGTAGGCTCCGCTACTCGACTGAAATTAATGGTTGTTTATCAAAAACGGCCACATCAGTGCTACCTAATGGATTAACAGTTGCATCCGAATCTTTGCCAAACACAAATACTGCCACTGTAGGTATCTTTGTTGATACCGGATCTCGTGCCGAGAATGAGAAGAATAATGGAACAGCACATTTTTTGGAGCATTTAGCCTTCAAGGGTACACAAAACAGATCACAAACTGGTATTGAACTGGAGATTGAGAATATCGGTTCACATTTAAATGCCTATACTTCGAGGGAAAACACTGTGTACTATGCAAAATCACTCAAACAAGATATACCAAAGGCAGTCGATATTCTTGCAGATATCTTAACTCGTTCAGTATTGGATCCAAAGGCCATTGAAAGGGAGAGAGACGTCATTATTAGGGAGtctgaagaagttgataaGATGTACGACGAGGTTGTTTTCGACCATCTCCATACAATCACTTATAAGAATCAGCCTTTAGGAAGAACTATTTTAGGGCctatcaaaaatataaagagTATTCAACGATCTGATTTACAAGAGTTCATCGAAAAACATTATACGGGTGACAGAATGGTACTTGTCGGTACAGGTGCAGTCGATCATGATAAATTGGTAGAATACGCAGGTAAGTATTTTGGACACGTTAGAAAATCAGAAGCCCCAATTCCTCTAGGTTCTCCACGAGGTCCTTTGCCTGTTTTCCATGGGAATGAACTCAAGATTCAAGAAGATACATTACCAACTACCCACATTGCGTTAGCTATTGAAGGTGTATCCTGGTCGGCACCAGATTACTTTACTGCTCTTTGCACCCAGGCAATCATTGGTAACTGGGACAGGGCCTTGGGCACAGGTACTAATTCTCCTTCACCTCTTGCTGTTGCTGCATCTGAAAATGGTACTTTAACTAATTCCTACATGTCATTCTCAACATCGTACGCCGACTCCGGTTTGTGGGGTATGTACATTGTGGCTGATTCTCAACAACACGATATAAAGTTAATCATTGACGAAATTTTAAAAGAGTGGAAAAGAATTCGGTCCGGACGTATCTCGGACGATGAGGTAAACAGAGCGAAAGCAAGATTAAAAGCCTCTctacttctttctctaGATGGATCGACTGCAATAGCTGAAGATATTGGAAGACAAGTAGTAACGACTGGTAAAAGGTTATCACCAGAGGAGGTTTTCGAACAAGTTAATAAAATCACAAAGCAGGACATTATAATGTGGGCAAATTATAGGCTGCTCAATAAACCTGTCTCTATGGTTGCTCTAGGTAATGTCAAAACGGTTCCATCTTTATCATACATTCAGACTAATATGAATAACTAA
- a CDS encoding CybS family protein (similar to uniprot|P37298 Saccharomyces cerevisiae YDR178W SDH4 Membrane anchor subunit of succinate dehydrogenase (Sdh1p Sdh2p Sdh3p Sdh4p) which couples the oxidation of succinate to the transfer of electrons to ubiquinone) → MFSRTVKLTQARAFQTTARKNLTIPFLSTLPQAPGGVKGNVNDAYVPPAPEKLHGSLHWDFERVLAISLIPLVTVPLAATGSISTVLDTALASVLLGHCYVGFQSCIIDYIPSRVYGKNHTYAMYLLGLGSLFSVVGIYHMETKEGGLIGVLKNIWSKPSTEKK, encoded by the coding sequence ATGTTTTCAAGAACCGTGAAGTTGACTCAAGCAAGAGCTTTCCAAACTACTGCCAGAAAGAATTTGACCATTCCATTCTTATCTACCTTGCCACAAGCTCCGGGCGGTGTGAAGGGTAACGTTAACGATGCTTACGTCCCTCCAGCTCCAGAAAAACTACACGGATCATTGCATTGGgattttgaaagagtttTGGCCATTTCCTTAATTCCATTGGTCACCGTACCACTAGCTGCCACTGGTTCCATTTCTACTGTTTTGGACACTGCATTGGCTTCCGTACTATTAGGTCACTGTTACGTTGGTTTCCAATCCTGTATCATCGATTATATTCCAAGCAGAGTTTACGGTAAGAATCACACATACGCCATGTACTTGCTTGGACTAGGTTCTCTATTCTCCGTTGTCGGTATCTACCACATGGAAACAAAGGAAGGTGGACTCATTGGTGTTCTAAAAAATATTTGGTCTAAACCATCTAccgaaaagaaatga
- the CSN9 gene encoding Csn9p (similar to uniprot|Q03981 Saccharomyces cerevisiae YDR179C CSN9 Subunit of the Cop9 signalosome, which is required for deneddylation, or removal of the ubiquitin-like protein Rub1p from Cdc53p (cullin); involved in adaptation to pheromone signaling) encodes MMRELLRNLIEDKTVINYKKWWMECKDAQETKLLAILCFYDIDDLPEETTAGLDKFVLDKLRVLSLLSLCELSTEVNYQEIKEKCDLKTDGEVEKLLIRAELFVDLKIDSVARRATVLEYKISRDVYSGEKGVPFHTPVRSKINILSALINWRSSLTD; translated from the coding sequence ATGATGCGTGAACTGCTACGTAACTTGATAGAAGACAAAACGGTAATAAACTATAAGAAATGGTGGATGGAATGTAAAGATGCCCAAGAAACCAAGTTATTGGCtattctttgtttttacGATATTGATGACTTACCGGAAGAGACTACAGCAGGTCTTGATAAGTTCGTCCTGGATAAGTTACGTGTTCTATCGCTATTAAGTCTCTGTGAATTATCTACTGAAGTGAATTACCAAGAGATTAAAGAGAAATGCGATTTAAAGACTGATGGAGAGGTGGAAAAGCTGCTCATACGTGCGGAGCTGTTTGtagatttgaaaattgacAGTGTAGCAAGAAGGGCTACGGTACTGGAATATAAAATCAGTAGGGACGTCTACAGTGGTGAAAAGGGAGTACCTTTCCATACTCCTGTAAGGtccaaaatcaacattCTTTCTGCGTTGATTAACTGGAGAAGCTCGCTTACTGACTAA
- the NVJ3 gene encoding Nvj3p (some similarities with uniprot|Q03984 Saccharomyces cerevisiae YDR179W-A Hypothetical ORF), with protein MPTILYSSNSKQLSRFQRKTKINAEQLNTKINTNDAPFISEQNKDSREYLIELCCSVYPTEIHSQIFRCPDWKLPLHAILVLLLKNFVTSWYGEKIVTSDTELLVHLYELVDDVLDDIHNTNILWEQVICDDLPLFVETQVKIMRRVLQEQLLLDDFYQLQLYKHTYPHAIAEIIVERFSSGSRLHNAFLRDFFGDFLLDKLTEKIAEPFIVIDIVKSICESLLREKAENCKLRDRKNWIQKMMHKLWSTFQLSNKEVTTNHVLRRIDQPDSGFFNHYFFSAMNECFQLETRKPLLFLAFKVSQFFGTKIAFVSNIASQIFQNIVTQRVLSGEWLISSSLKVRHLLFPHDNKMGPVKTAPSASEFVIMKKEASTALNQVCRKMYIDKILGIDSNDCDLVIDALAYDRKINQFMIQRLVDYLLTSFPVFSASSNIP; from the coding sequence ATGCCGACGATATTATACAGCTCAAATTCGAAGCAGCTATCAAGATTCCAGCGCAAAACCAAGATCAATGCAGAGCAGCTAAATACAAAGATCAACACGAACGACGCTCCGTTCATATCAGAACAGAATAAGGACTCAAGAGAGTATCTCATAGAACTATGTTGTTCAGTTTATCCGACGGAAATCCATTCGCAGATCTTTCGATGTCCTGATTGGAAACTTCCTTTACATGCCATCTTGGTACTactattgaaaaacttCGTTACCTCATGGTACGGGGAGAAAATTGTAACATCGGACACCGAGCTTTTAGTACATCTGTATGAACTTGTTGATGATGTGTTAGATGATATTCATAATACAAATATTTTGTGGGAGCAAGTAATATGTGATGATTTACCCTTATTTGTAGAAACACAAGTTAAGATAATGAGAAGAGTGCTACAAGAACAGTTGTTATTAGATGACTTTTACCAGCTACAATTATACAAACATACTTACCCCCATGCGATTGCTGAAATTATAGTTGAGAGATTCAGTAGTGGTTCAAGATTGCATAATGCCTTTTTACGAGATTTCTTCGGTGATTTTTTACTAGACAAGTTGACTGAGAAGATTGCAGAGCCATTCATAGTGATAGACATAGTAAAATCTATCTGCGAGAGTCTTCTCAGGGAAAAGGCAGAGAACTGTAAGCTAAGGGATAGAAAAAACTGGATTCAAAAAATGATGCATAAATTATGGTCCACTTTTCAATTGAGCAATAAAGAGGTAACTACTAATCACGTTCttcgaagaattgatcAACCCGACAGTGGATTTTTCAATcactatttcttttctgcCATGAATGAGTGTTTTCAGTTAGAAACGAGAAAACCACTACTGTTTTTAGCGTTCAAAGTTTCCCAATTTTTTGGCACCAAGATTGCCTTTGTTTCAAATATAGCATCtcaaatattccaaaacaTTGTGACACAGAGGGTGCTCAGTGGAGAGTGGCTGATTTCCTCCAGCTTGAAAGTACGACATTTGCTCTTTCCTCATGACAACAAAATGGGTCCTGTCAAGACTGCACCAAGCGCAAGTGAATTCGTGATTATGAAGAAGGAAGCTTCAACAGCATTAAATCAAGTTTGCCGAAAAATGTATATTGACAAGATTTTGGGCATTGATTCAAACGACTGCGACTTAGTTATAGATGCTTTGGCATATGATAGAAAAATCAACCAATTCATGATACAAAGATTAGTTGATTATCTGCTAACTTCGTTTCCTGTAttttcagcttcttcaaacaTTCCTTGA
- the PUS5 gene encoding pseudouridine synthase PUS5 (similar to uniprot|Q06244 Saccharomyces cerevisiae YLR165C PUS5), with protein MLRRGFIKQPPFVKIFKIVSPESTNAKATHCEVEFPLKVQELWRDKHHVIFNKPPLALSQLPDKRTWYNTHDYDPPVLLDIVQSSSGSILKDGTYEPSYYPIHRIDTPVSGGIVYAVNKQSAQQFSRNLRYGGNKGFSLTRKYVAKVGKSKTANECKEGLIKWNGAITYFQRVDNEHLILQLVTGKKHQIRKLTQQVLDSPIYNDLKYGGKKVFDSDFQIALHSAYIRTKIGFNIHEQIIPVPDGFRMIWGESVDQNGNFNEDITRVLKEDWAGTIKECLKKLKIQETKLADNQLIFVS; from the coding sequence ATGCTACGTAGAGGCTTCATAAAACAACCCCCTTTCGTGAAGATCTTTAAAATCGTCTCCCCGGAGTCGACAAACGCTAAGGCTACACATTGTGAAGTGGAATTCCCTTTAAAAGTACAAGAGCTCTGGCGTGACAAGCACCACGTAATTTTTAATAAGCCACCCTTGGCCCTTTCTCAATTACCTGACAAACGAACGTGGTACAATACTCACGACTATGATCCCCCAGTGTTATTGGATATTGTTCAAAGCTCTAGTGGAAGCATCCTGAAGGACGGTACATATGAACCATCGTACTACCCCATCCACAGGATTGACACACCAGTATCCGGTGGAATAGTATATGCTGTAAACAAACAGTCAGCACAACAATTTAGTCGAAATCTAAGGTATGGCGGGAATAAAGGATTCTCACTAACTAGAAAGTATGTCgcaaaagttggaaaatcTAAGACTGCGAATGAGTGTAAAGAAGGTCTCATAAAGTGGAATGGTGCAATCACATATTTTCAGCGTGTCGACAATGAACACCTAATTTTACAGTTGGTAACTGGGAAGAAGCATCAGATACGGAAACTTACACAGCAAGTTCTTGATTCGCCAATTTATAATGACTTGAAATACGGTGGTAAGAAGGTTTTTGACAGTGACTTTCAAATCGCATTACATTCAGCTTATATACGGACAAAAATTGGTTTTAATATACATGAGCAAATCATTCCCGTTCCAGACGGTTTTAGAATGATATGGGGAGAATCTGTAGACCAAAATGGGAACTTCAATGAAGATATAACCCGAGTTTTGAAGGAAGATTGGGCTGGAACAATCAAGGAAtgtttgaagaagctgaaaaTACAGGAAACGAAGTTAGCAGATAATCAACTAATCTTTGTATCATGA